ATGCGTTCCTGTCCAACCTCCGTCTTGGGATCAGCAATGAGTACACAATAGGAAGCATGCGCACCACGACCGACCCGACCACGAAGCTGATGCAGCTGGGAGAGACCGAAACGGTCCGCGTCCATAATGACCATCAACGTGGCATTTGGCACATCGACCCCGACCTCGACAACGGTGGTGGAGACAAGCAACTGAATATCATTGCTATAGAAGTCCCGCATCATCTCTTCTTTCTCCGCAGCCGTCATCCGTCCATGCAGCAGACCTACACGATATTTCGGAAAGTTCTGCTGCATCTGCACATGCAGATCAATGGCATTCTGCACATCCAGTTTCTCCGACTCTTCAATAAGCGGACAGATTAGATAGGCCTGACGGCCCTGATCCACTTCTCTGGAGATAAACCCGAGCACCCGCTCCATCATATCGTGCTTAACCCAATACGTAGAGATGGGAATCCGTCCCTTCGGACGTTCCGAGATCGTGGATACTTCAATATCCCCAAAAGCCGTAATCGCAAGTGTCCGCGGAATTGGCGTAGCCGTCATCGTTAACACATCCGGATTATATCCTTTGCGTCGTAAAACGCTGCGCTGATTCACCCCGAAGCGATGCTGCTCGTCCGTCACCACAAGACCCAGATCACGGAAGAAAACATCTTCCTGAATCAGGGCGTGTGTACCCACCACGATATCAATCATGCCCATTTGCAACGAGGCGATCAGATCTTTACGTTTGCGTCCATTTACACTGCCCGTTAACAGCCCTACGGTTACCCCAAACGGTTCAAACAGCTTTTGCAGTGACCGCATATGCTGCTCCGCCAGAATCTCTGTAGGCACCATCAGAGCCCCTTGGAACCCAGATCGAACAGTCGTGTATAGCGCAATTGCTGCAATAACCGTTTTACCCGATCCGACATCACCCTGCAATAACCGGTTCATTGCATAGGGCGAACGCATATCACGCAGAATTTCAAGCTCCACCTTTTTCTGAGCATCTGTTAATTCAAAAGGTAAACTGCGTACAAACTCACGGATTGTCGTATTGTCCGTGGTATGCACCACACCATCCATGCGATTCCGGTTGAGCGCGCGATACGCCTGCATTTTCAACTGGAACAGAAACAGCTCCTCATACACCATCCGCTGTCTAGCCTGTTGACCTTCCCGGTTGTCCTGTGGACGATGAATTCCTGCAATCGCCTGCTTGCGTGGCATCAAGCTGTATTTCTTCATCAAGGACTGAGGCAAAATCTCAGGAATCATATCTCCGAATTGGATTAATCCCTGATTGATCGTTTTCCGCATCCATTGTTGCGTCAGCTTGCCGGTTACCGAATATACAGGTTGAAGTGTACCTGAACGCCCATCGCCTTTATCGGGGAACTCCGAGTCAGTCACTGTCATCTGCATGCGTTTTTGTTCCCATTTTCCCGTAATCACAATCTCCCGATTGGGGGTAAGCTGTTCTTTGAGGAAATGGCGATTGAACCAGGTGGCTGTAATCATCCACTCTTCCGTCATGATCTTACAGGTGAGACGAGACTTTTTACCGTATCGCTGTAATACAGGAATACCCATCACCTGTCCCTGGACCGTAATCTTGTCCCCATCCTTCACTTCACTAAGTGAACGCAGACGATAATCCTCGTAACGGAACGGATAATATTCAAGCAGGTCTTTAACAGTAGAGATGCCAAAGGCGTGAAGCTCTCCCTCTTTGAGAGCACTCACGCCGTTAATTTGCTTAACTGATATTTCTTCCAATTTCATGTCTAATCCCTCATTCCGGAACAGGCCACATAAAGATCGCAATGACACCAGGTCCAACATGGCTGCCTACAACGGCTCCAATATTGGTATAGACCACTTCATTCAGTGTAAAATGACCACGCAGCTGCTCTGCACAAGCGATCGCTGATCCCGGGTCAGCGGTATGACCTACCGCCAGGTTCACCCGTTTGCCTGCAAGATCCTTCTGGAACAGCTCAATAATGCGTGCCATTGCTTTTTTATGACCTCTGACTTTCTCAACTGCGTAGATAACGCCTTCTTCATCAATAGACAGGATCGGCTTAATGTTAAGCAACGTTCCCAAGATGGCTGAAGCTTTGCCAATCCGGCCGCCTTTTTGCAGATACTCAAGGGTATCCACGAGAAAGAACAATTTACGAGATTTTTGCATCCCTTCAATAGCAGCAGCGATTTCGACTGCTGACTTGCCCTGTTCGGCAAGTTCAGCAGCCTGTACCACCATTAGACCGTATCCATACGATGCTGACTTCGAATCCAGCACGGTGATGTCACCCTCACGCTCCAGCAAAGACTTGCCAAGCATGGCCGATTGATAGGTACCACTCATGCCGGATGACAGGTGGATCGATACAATCGGGCGTTCCGGGTTCTCATCAAGCAATGCTTGGTACACATTCATGAAATCGGTTGGAGATGGCTGTGAAGTTGTAGGCAACACCGATACCTTCTTCAACTTTTCGTAGAACTGTTCCGAAGTCAGATCAACGCCATCTGCATAGGTCTCTTCACCGAACAGAAGGCGCAGCGGAACAATGTGAATCCCGTATTTGCGAATGAGTTCTTCGGGAATATCCGCCGTACTGTCTGTTACAATCGCAACCTTGTGGCTCATGACTCTCCTCCTCTTCGCTAGAGTGCTATAAGTACATGTTCAAAAAGTCAACCAGAGACTTTTTGAACAACCTTTATTAGGACTCTACGGAGAACAAATAATAATACACAGGCTGTCCTCCAAGATGTACCTCTACCTCAGCATCAGGATACTGTACTTCAAGCCATGCAGCGAGGGCAGCAGTAACCTCAGGGTCAGCTTCGTCCCCTTCAAGGATCGTCACCACTTCATCTCCACTCTCCATCATCTGTTTGAGCAGACCTTCACATGCTTGAAGCATGGTTTCATCCGTCGCTACAATTTTGGAGTTATGAATACCTATATAGTGCCCCGCCTTAATATCTAATTCATCATATTGCGTATCACGAACCGCATGAGTCACTTGACCGGACTGTACCCGGCTGATGGCCTCCAACATTTGATCACGGTTTGTTTCCGCAGACTCATCTTCCTGGAAAGCAAAGGCAGCAGCCATCCCCTGTGGAATGGTCTTGCTTGGAATAACCGTAATCCGGCGCTCATCTTCAAGCAATTCACGAGCCTGCTCCGCAGCCAGTACAATATTCGAGTTATTCGGGAGTATAAATACCTGCTCCGCAGCAATGGAACGAACGGCTTTCACAAAATCCTCAGTACTCGGATTCATCGTCTGTCCACCGGACAGAACAACATCAACGCCAAGACTTTGGAAAATCTCTGCAATACCGTCACCGGAGGATACCGCAATAAAACCATACGGTGCCATCTCATCTGCTGGAAGCACAGCCTCTTCCATACTGCGCGCTGCCTCAGGTGGAATGTCTGCAAACAATTCAGGTGATGGAGCAATGTCCATGCCTGCTGTCAGGAGATCCCGATGCTGTTCACGCATATTGAGAATATGAATCTGTGTAATCTCACCATAATGCAGCGCCAAGTTTAATACATCGCCTGGTGTCTTGGAATGGACATGAACTTTGATGACTTCATCATCGGCAATGATGATGATCGAATCCCCATTAACTGACAACGCTTTCCGGAATGCTTCGTCATCAAATGCCACTCCTGCGTTCTCTCCAAGCTCACGATTAATGAAGAATTCCATATCATACAGGAATTCAATATCTTCCGTTTCCAGTCTCGCCTGAGCAGACAATGGCATCTCTGGTGCAATCACCTGCTGCTGTGCAGGCTTCTTGATATCCACTTCTGTCGGTGCAGCCGGTTTCAAAGCAGATGCTGCCACGGATGGGGTTACTTCTTTGTTCAGTGAAGTACGACTCCCTCCGTCACTTTGCAGCAATACTTCCATAAAGCCCTCGTAGATATATACAAGCCCCTGACCACCTGAATCCACAACACCAACCTGTTTCAGTACAGGCAGTAATTCCGGAGTCATTGCCAGTGCTTCTTTTGCTTTTAACAAAACTTCATTCATTAATTCAGTAATATCATTCGTCCGTCTTGCGTAGTAGTTGGCATGTTTCGCCGCTTCCTTGGCTACGGTAAGAATGGTCCCTTCAACGGGCTTTACGACTGCTTTGTAAGCTGCGTCAACACCGTTCTGCAGGGCTGCTGCAAATTGGAGCGTATTCAGTTCCTCATAGGGAGCAGCTGAACGACTAAAACCACGGAACAATTGCGACAGAATAACTCCTGAATTCCCCCGTGCGCCCATAAGCAGGCCTTTCGATAGAATACCGGCAGCTTCGCCGATGGAGGCAGAACTTTTTCTTTTAATCTCTGCGACTCCTGCACTCATTGTCAAATTCATGTTCGTTCCCGTGTCACCATCCGGCACAGGGAAAACATTCAGGGAATTGACGTGCTCTGCATGCTGTCCAAGTTGTTCCGCTCCGGCAAGTACCATTGCGGTGAAATCTGTTCCATTTAAAGAACGTATACTCAAGTGAGAATTCCCCTTCCTAGCTTGATACACGAACACCTTGCACCAAGATGTGTCTGGTCTGTTCATGCGCTAACGCGGACTGCGTTATTCTTCGTCCATACCTTGTCCGGCACAGGCATACAATACAACATGTCAGCCGGATTAACGGTCTGGGCGGCCGGGCTACCAATATCCTGCACTCTCTGCACCCCTAACTTCGGGGCATACGGATATGCACCGGTATCAAGAGCCGGCATGAATGCCGCATGGAGACTGGTGCCAATGATGGAATGCCGCAGCTCACAGCGTTGCCAAAAAGCAGACCACCGACCTCTAAGTACGGTTTATTCTCCGACTTCCTCGCGGCAACAGCCTGTTCACCACTGTATTATGGACTACTCAACATTGTACTATATTAGACAGGAGAAATAAATAAAGTTTTTGGATCAGTTGACGAAGCTTTTTTAATTATGATATTATATTCAAGTATTGTTTTATGCAGGTTAAGTAATGGAAATGATCCGGTTCATGCCGGCTTAAACAACGCCATTAGCTACTGAAACCTGATCTTTATGATCAGGAAGAACAATTTAGTCCTTATGGAATGACTTTTCGTTTCTGAAGGCAACTGGTTATTTTAGGATAGGAGGTGTAATCTATGTCTCGCAAATGTTATGTGACAGGTAAGAAACCGGGCACCGGTAACCACGTATCCCACGCTAACAAC
This Paenibacillus xylanexedens DNA region includes the following protein-coding sequences:
- a CDS encoding DegV family protein translates to MSHKVAIVTDSTADIPEELIRKYGIHIVPLRLLFGEETYADGVDLTSEQFYEKLKKVSVLPTTSQPSPTDFMNVYQALLDENPERPIVSIHLSSGMSGTYQSAMLGKSLLEREGDITVLDSKSASYGYGLMVVQAAELAEQGKSAVEIAAAIEGMQKSRKLFFLVDTLEYLQKGGRIGKASAILGTLLNIKPILSIDEEGVIYAVEKVRGHKKAMARIIELFQKDLAGKRVNLAVGHTADPGSAIACAEQLRGHFTLNEVVYTNIGAVVGSHVGPGVIAIFMWPVPE
- the recG gene encoding ATP-dependent DNA helicase RecG, translating into MKLEEISVKQINGVSALKEGELHAFGISTVKDLLEYYPFRYEDYRLRSLSEVKDGDKITVQGQVMGIPVLQRYGKKSRLTCKIMTEEWMITATWFNRHFLKEQLTPNREIVITGKWEQKRMQMTVTDSEFPDKGDGRSGTLQPVYSVTGKLTQQWMRKTINQGLIQFGDMIPEILPQSLMKKYSLMPRKQAIAGIHRPQDNREGQQARQRMVYEELFLFQLKMQAYRALNRNRMDGVVHTTDNTTIREFVRSLPFELTDAQKKVELEILRDMRSPYAMNRLLQGDVGSGKTVIAAIALYTTVRSGFQGALMVPTEILAEQHMRSLQKLFEPFGVTVGLLTGSVNGRKRKDLIASLQMGMIDIVVGTHALIQEDVFFRDLGLVVTDEQHRFGVNQRSVLRRKGYNPDVLTMTATPIPRTLAITAFGDIEVSTISERPKGRIPISTYWVKHDMMERVLGFISREVDQGRQAYLICPLIEESEKLDVQNAIDLHVQMQQNFPKYRVGLLHGRMTAAEKEEMMRDFYSNDIQLLVSTTVVEVGVDVPNATLMVIMDADRFGLSQLHQLRGRVGRGAHASYCVLIADPKTEVGQERMKVMTETEDGFEVSRRDLDLRGPGDFFGTKQSGLPEFRLADMVADFAVLEQARDDVTHLIEDATFWTSMDYAPLRDFLQQQQVFKGDLID
- a CDS encoding DAK2 domain-containing protein; this encodes MSIRSLNGTDFTAMVLAGAEQLGQHAEHVNSLNVFPVPDGDTGTNMNLTMSAGVAEIKRKSSASIGEAAGILSKGLLMGARGNSGVILSQLFRGFSRSAAPYEELNTLQFAAALQNGVDAAYKAVVKPVEGTILTVAKEAAKHANYYARRTNDITELMNEVLLKAKEALAMTPELLPVLKQVGVVDSGGQGLVYIYEGFMEVLLQSDGGSRTSLNKEVTPSVAASALKPAAPTEVDIKKPAQQQVIAPEMPLSAQARLETEDIEFLYDMEFFINRELGENAGVAFDDEAFRKALSVNGDSIIIIADDEVIKVHVHSKTPGDVLNLALHYGEITQIHILNMREQHRDLLTAGMDIAPSPELFADIPPEAARSMEEAVLPADEMAPYGFIAVSSGDGIAEIFQSLGVDVVLSGGQTMNPSTEDFVKAVRSIAAEQVFILPNNSNIVLAAEQARELLEDERRITVIPSKTIPQGMAAAFAFQEDESAETNRDQMLEAISRVQSGQVTHAVRDTQYDELDIKAGHYIGIHNSKIVATDETMLQACEGLLKQMMESGDEVVTILEGDEADPEVTAALAAWLEVQYPDAEVEVHLGGQPVYYYLFSVES